A region of the Desulfovibrio sp. Fe33 genome:
CAGCCGGTGTTCTTTCCGGACTTTCACCCGTGTCATCTCTTCCGCGGCGATGCGCTGCAACTGGATGATGAAGATGTGGAAGGAGGCCCGGAGCACGGACACGTATCCTTCGCGGCGTTCGGCGTATTCCTTTCGCATGGCGCAAAGCTGGGCCGCGATGGCGCGGCCGTGGGCTTCGGTAAGGCGGAGAGCGGGGGAGTGCGTGGCGGTGTGGAAGAATTCCAGTTCGGGAACGCCGTCCCCCAGCCCGCCTGAAGAGAGGAAGAAGTCTTCGCTGAACGCCATGATGAAGCCGTCCAGTTCCTCCTCGACCTGCCACAGGTGCAGTTGGCGCGGCGAAACGAAAAACAGCGTCCCCGGCTCGATATCGTAGTATTCGAAGTCGATGACGTGCCTTCCGCGTCCCCGGGTAACGTAGTGGACCACATAGAAGTCGTGGCAGTGCGCCGCGCTCAGGTCGCTGATCGGGCAGCCCGTGCCGACGGTGAAGGGCCATATCTCGAAGTTGGACAATACGTCGATGTGGTCCGCTGCCTTGTGTGTGGGTACTGCGCTCTTCATGTCCGCCACGATACCACGGACCGCGCCGATCGAACCAGCCATAAAAGGGTTCCCGGCTGTGCCGCCCGAACGCCATTCCATACTCGTTTCACCTTCCTTTTCGAGCAGGGACGCCCGGTCCGGCAAAGGAACCGGGCGTCCGTCGCGCTAGAATTTGCCGTTGCCGTTCTTCCAGGCGTCTCTGGGGAGGATTTCCTCGATGGTGTCCCAGTGCTCGACGAGCCTGCCGTTCTCGACGCGGAAAAGGTCGTAGAAGGCTGAGGGTTTGCCGAGGAATTCGCCTTCGGACACGCTGAGCACGAAGTTGCCTTCGCCGAGAATCATGTGGTTGGCGGTGTATATCATCGGGGTTCCGGCATCGGCCATGGCCTTCAGGGCGGCGCCCAGCGCTTCGAGTCCGTCGCCGATGGCGGGGTTGTGCTGGGTGTAGGCCGGGACGATGTAGTCCGTGATCTTGCCCGGATTGCCGCCCATGAGCACGTCCTTCACGAAGCCCTTCACGAGCGTTTTGTTCTCCTCGGTCTTGTCCCGGTCGGCGACGGAGGTCGGACCGTCAAACTGCGTCCGTCCGGCCGGATTAGCCGGGGCGATGGCCTGGAGGTTGTCCCAGTGCTCGACGATCAGGCCGTTCTCGAACCGGAAGATGTCGAACCCGGCCTTGGGGCCGAAGAAGTCGTACTCGGTGTGGAGGAAGACATACTCGCTGTCCTGGAAGGCGCGGACCACGCGGGCCTTGGCACTTCCGGCGGGGAGCTGGGCGAGGACCGCCCCGAAGCCCGCAAGGCCGTCGGCGACCAGCAGGTTGTGCTGGATGTACTTTTCGGGATTCACATACGAGACCGGCCCGCTGTCGCCGGATTCGATGCTCCGGATCAGGGCGACGGCCTTATCCTTGTGGGACAGGTCGGTTTCCCCTTCGGACCGGGCGTTTTGCGCGCCGCTTGCGACGACAAGGATGAGGGCCAACAAGAGGATCAGTTTTTTCATGGAATATCTCCTGGTTGTTTTATCGGGCGGGATATGCCGCGTTCAGGAAAAATATCCGGCCCCCCTCCTTGGAGAAAGGGATTGAATGGCGGAAGAGTGGCACTTTTGGCCGGTGAGGACCCAACCGGGGGGGGCGTTTTCAGGCGGACAGTCGTTGACGGCCCGCGCATCGGTTGTTCGATGCGCGGGCCGGGTGCGCGAGGGTGAAGGAGGGCGGCAGGGACAGCCGCTTTGGCGCGTGTCGCCTCAGCCCTTCCTGATGCCGAGTCTGGCCAGTCCGGCCAGGGAGGTCTCGCGGTAGCCGCATTTCAGGTCGCGGCCCGTCTCCGCCATGGTCTGCACGACCTGGTCGAAGCTGATGCGGTGCTCGCCGTCCGTGAAAAGGACGTACTCGGCCGCGTTGATGGCCCGGATGGCCGAGACCGCGTTGCGTTCGATGCAGGGCACCTGAACATATCCTCCGACCGGGTCGCAGGTCATGCCCAGATGATGCTCCAGGGACATTTCGGCCGCGTAGTCGATCTGCATGAGCGAGCCGCCGAACAGGTAGGCGGCCATGCCTCCGGCCATGGCGCACGCGGTCCCTATTTCCCCTTGGCAGCCGACTTCCGCGCCGGAGATGGAGGCGTTGGTCTTGACGATGTTGCCGATCAGGCCGCCCACGGCCAGGGCGTGCAGGATTTCCATTTCGCCCAGTTCATAGCTCTCCTGCATGGAGCGCAGGACAGCGGGGATCAGCCCGGCCGAGCCGCATGTGGGCGCGGTGACGACCTTGCCGCCCGAGGCGTTTTCCTCGGCGACGGCCAGGGCGTATGCGAAGGTCTTGCCCGTGCTGCGCAGCGGTCCGGACTGGGTACGGGCCTTTTTGAAGAACGTGCTGGCCTTGCGGGGATAATGCAGCTCGCCCGGCAGGACTCCCGTGCGTTTGAGACCGCGTTCTATGGCGTCCTGCATGGCTCTCCAGATGTCTTCCAGGAACGGCCAGAGTTCCGGCCCTTCCTGTTCCTCGGCGTACTGCCACAGCTCCAGGTTGTTCTCCTTGCAGTAGGCCGTGATGGCCGACAGCGAGGAGTGGGGGTACAGGGTCTTCGTCCCCCGGGTCGGCGAATCTGCTTCGGCGATGGTGCCGCCTCCCACGCTGTAAACCTCCCAGGAATCAATGACGCTTCCCCGGCCGTCCAGGGCCTCGAAGATCATTCCGTTGGAGTGGAAGGGACGCACGATCTCCGGCTTCCAGACGATTTCCGTGCGCTCGGTTCCCAAGGTCTGTTCGATGATCCAGTCCGTGAGATGCCCCTTGCCCGTGGCCGCAAGGCTGCCGAACAGGGTAGCCCTGTAGCGCGCGGCTCCGGGCGTGCGGTCCATAAACTCCCTGGCCGCTTTTTGCGGGCCCATGGTATGGCTGCTGGAGGGGCCGTTGCCTTTCTTGTAGAGCTCTTTCAGAGAATCCATTTCCTGTTCCGTTGTGAAAGATGGATGGGGCTGCCCGGGACGCGACGTCCCGGGCAGCGTTGTGGGAATGGGTTTATGCGGCGGTGTTTAGGACTGCCGCGTGACTTCCTTCAGGAGCTCCGCGAAGTAGGAGGCTCCCACGAGGATGCCGTGGTCGTTGAAGTCGAACTTGCTGTTGTGGAGGACAGGCGAATCATTGCCGTTGCCGACCCACACGAAGCACCCCTTGGTGTGCTGCATGAAGAAGGCGAAGTCCTCGCTTCCCATGGCCGGGAGTTCCTTGGTGCGCACATTCTCTTCGCCTACCACGCGGGCCGCGGCCTTCATGGCCGGTTCCGGCGTCGAGTTCACCAGCACCGGATGCTTCCGGTGGTAGGCGAACGTCGTGCGCACCCCGTAGATGGAGGCCAACCCGTCGGCCAGGCGGCCCAGGGATTCCTCGATGAGGTCCTGCACGCCGCCGTCGGTGGTCCGCACGTTGCCGCGAATGACCACCTCGTCCGGGATGATGTTGTACGCGCTGCCGCCATGCACCTGGGTTATGCTGATAACGGCCTTGTCGTGCGCCGAGACCTTGCGGGGGATGATCGACTGCGCCCCGCCGATGAAGTCGGCCACGGCGGCGAAGGGCTCCACGCAGAGGTCCGGGGAGGAAGCGTGCCCGCTCATGCCCCGGATGGTCACGTCGAAACGGTCTTCCGAGGCCATGCAGGCACCCGGGTGGACGATGATGTGGTTCTCCGCGTGCCCGGGCCAGTTATGCAATCCGAACATGAAGTCGATATTGAACTTTTCGAACAGGCCGTCCTCAATGATCTTGAGCGCGCCTCCGAATCCCTCTTCGCCTGATTGGAAGAGGAGAAGCGCCGTGCCGTCGAAGTCCCGGTGGTCAGCCAGATAGCGGGCGAAGGTCAGCATGGTGGCGGTGTGGCCGTCGTGGCCGCAGGCGTGCATACGTCCTTCGGTCCGGGATTGATAAGGCAGTCCGGTTTCTTCGGTGATCTCCAATCCGTCCATGTCGGCGCGGAAGGCGATGGTCTTACCCGGCTTGCGCCCCTCGACTGTGGCTATCAGCGAGTTGGCGCCGATGTCCTGGTAGCCGATGCCGAAGCTGTCGAGCTGCCCTTTCACGAATGCGGCGGTCCCGGCTGTTTCCAGTCCGATTTCCGGGCATGTGTGCAGGTGCCTGCGGATGGCCCGCATTTCTTCGAAACAGGCTTCGATCTCTGGGTTCAGAGGCATTTAGATCTCTCCAAGAGATTTGAGGATGATCTGGGCGATACCGGCCGAGGCGATGTAGGTGCCGGCCATGACGAACAGGCTGATGACCGCGATGCGCCAGCCGGTCGCCTTCAGGGCAGGCAGGTCCTTTCCGATGCCGACGCCCGCATAGGCGAGGATCGGGGTGGTCAGGGCCAGGAAGTTGACCTTGGAGACCCATCCCGCGATGACGGTGTTGCCGGGAACGCCGGGCATGGTCAGGATCATCCCGAAGGTGATGACGTAAAGGACGGCGGGCAGCTTGAAGACGTACTTGCTGGCCAGAATGCCGAGGAGCGAGATCGCCACGAGCACGGCCATGCCGGGCAGGGCGTCGATGATGCCGAAGCCGTAGCCGATCCAGTTGCCGACCAGGGTGATGGCGGCCACGATGACGAGGACGATTGCGGATTCCGTGATCTTGTTCATTACTAGGCCTCCTGGGTGGCGCCGTACCGGATGCGGTACACGATCTTATACAGTTTGTTGGCCAGGGGCAGGGCGATGAACATGGACATGTACAGGCCGTCCAACCCGGACAGGGTGTTGCTGGCCACGCCCAGCGCCTGGATCTTGTCGGCCATTTCGGGGTAGATGGCCGAGAGGCTGCCTACGGTGGCGGTCATCATGCTGGCCGATCCGACGCCTGCGGCCATGGCCAGGGCGTAGGGGTGGAACAGGTTCAGCGCGCTCAGGATGGAGGCGGTCAGGCCGAAGAAGATGGTGCCGAAGACCGTGCCGCAGATGTAGACGCCCATGACGCCCCGGCCTTCGGCGGAATCCAGTCCGTACACCTCGCCGATGAGGGCGACGTTGGGCTCGCGGGCGATGGAGTGGGCCGCGCCCACGGCCTCGCGCTTCAGGCCGAGGAAGATGGCGACCGGAATGCCGACGATCAGGGTCCCGATGTTGCCGAACTCCTGGAGGAGCAGAGCCGGACCGGCCTTGATGAGCTCAAGGATGTTCGGGCCGACCAGGGTGCCGTAGCGGGCCATGAGCAGCATGAGGGTCAGGGCGACCAGGGAGCTGGCGTGGCCCATATCCTTGTCGTTGACGACCTTGAGGAATTTCGGTCCCATGAACGTGCCGATGAGGACGGCATAGAGCATGGGGATCAGGACCAACATGCCCGGGCCAACGTTGAACTTGAGAATGCCGATCAGCTCGGAGCCGACCACCAGCGCGAGCACAAGCAGGTGGACCTTCACGTTTTTGATTGCGTCTACCATGGAATGTTACCTTTTGTTGGTTTGATTGATGCGTATCCGGCGCGGTCGGCCTCGCCCTCTCCCTCACTGGAGCGGGGAACCGCTTCCCGCCGGCCTCTCCCATTGGATTCGGACCTCTCTTCTTGCCCTCCCTTTCCATGTTGATGCGGTTGGATGTCTTATAACGGACACGTCAGAAATATGTCCGAAAATGCGTAAAACAAAAACCGCGTACGTTACAATTTTATTTGGAAAAGTTTTTTCGGACGCCCGACGGTGTGGGGAGCGCCCTGACCCACCACCGAAGCATGGCCGTTGTCCATGAATTTTTTCAGGACCCGCCTGGCGCTGCGTTCGCTGATGCCCAGACATGCGGCCAGGTCGCCGGAGTCGAAGGTGTTCTTGCCGGTTTTTTCGATGATGGCCCGGATGCGGTCCAGGTAGCGGGGCGTGGTGCCCATCTCCCTGGCG
Encoded here:
- a CDS encoding nuclear transport factor 2 family protein, which codes for MKKLILLLALILVVASGAQNARSEGETDLSHKDKAVALIRSIESGDSGPVSYVNPEKYIQHNLLVADGLAGFGAVLAQLPAGSAKARVVRAFQDSEYVFLHTEYDFFGPKAGFDIFRFENGLIVEHWDNLQAIAPANPAGRTQFDGPTSVADRDKTEENKTLVKGFVKDVLMGGNPGKITDYIVPAYTQHNPAIGDGLEALGAALKAMADAGTPMIYTANHMILGEGNFVLSVSEGEFLGKPSAFYDLFRVENGRLVEHWDTIEEILPRDAWKNGNGKF
- a CDS encoding DUF3100 domain-containing protein; protein product: MVDAIKNVKVHLLVLALVVGSELIGILKFNVGPGMLVLIPMLYAVLIGTFMGPKFLKVVNDKDMGHASSLVALTLMLLMARYGTLVGPNILELIKAGPALLLQEFGNIGTLIVGIPVAIFLGLKREAVGAAHSIAREPNVALIGEVYGLDSAEGRGVMGVYICGTVFGTIFFGLTASILSALNLFHPYALAMAAGVGSASMMTATVGSLSAIYPEMADKIQALGVASNTLSGLDGLYMSMFIALPLANKLYKIVYRIRYGATQEA
- a CDS encoding amidohydrolase, with the protein product MPLNPEIEACFEEMRAIRRHLHTCPEIGLETAGTAAFVKGQLDSFGIGYQDIGANSLIATVEGRKPGKTIAFRADMDGLEITEETGLPYQSRTEGRMHACGHDGHTATMLTFARYLADHRDFDGTALLLFQSGEEGFGGALKIIEDGLFEKFNIDFMFGLHNWPGHAENHIIVHPGACMASEDRFDVTIRGMSGHASSPDLCVEPFAAVADFIGGAQSIIPRKVSAHDKAVISITQVHGGSAYNIIPDEVVIRGNVRTTDGGVQDLIEESLGRLADGLASIYGVRTTFAYHRKHPVLVNSTPEPAMKAAARVVGEENVRTKELPAMGSEDFAFFMQHTKGCFVWVGNGNDSPVLHNSKFDFNDHGILVGASYFAELLKEVTRQS
- a CDS encoding helix-turn-helix domain-containing protein; translated protein: MAGSIGAVRGIVADMKSAVPTHKAADHIDVLSNFEIWPFTVGTGCPISDLSAAHCHDFYVVHYVTRGRGRHVIDFEYYDIEPGTLFFVSPRQLHLWQVEEELDGFIMAFSEDFFLSSGGLGDGVPELEFFHTATHSPALRLTEAHGRAIAAQLCAMRKEYAERREGYVSVLRASFHIFIIQLQRIAAEEMTRVKVRKEHRLVRRFKRLASELYASQTNIQEYAGKLNVSVSRLNEVIKEGTGLTPGQIVRNEQVMAAKRLLALSDMSVSEICFSLNFEDPSYFGRFFKRETGASPLTFRDSMRNKYHQFSR
- a CDS encoding L-serine ammonia-lyase, iron-sulfur-dependent, subunit alpha; its protein translation is MDSLKELYKKGNGPSSSHTMGPQKAAREFMDRTPGAARYRATLFGSLAATGKGHLTDWIIEQTLGTERTEIVWKPEIVRPFHSNGMIFEALDGRGSVIDSWEVYSVGGGTIAEADSPTRGTKTLYPHSSLSAITAYCKENNLELWQYAEEQEGPELWPFLEDIWRAMQDAIERGLKRTGVLPGELHYPRKASTFFKKARTQSGPLRSTGKTFAYALAVAEENASGGKVVTAPTCGSAGLIPAVLRSMQESYELGEMEILHALAVGGLIGNIVKTNASISGAEVGCQGEIGTACAMAGGMAAYLFGGSLMQIDYAAEMSLEHHLGMTCDPVGGYVQVPCIERNAVSAIRAINAAEYVLFTDGEHRISFDQVVQTMAETGRDLKCGYRETSLAGLARLGIRKG